A DNA window from Candidatus Binataceae bacterium contains the following coding sequences:
- the tcuA gene encoding FAD-dependent tricarballylate dehydrogenase TcuA produces the protein MSSSYDVVVVGAGNAALCAALAARESGASVLVLECAPEAERGGNSRFTAGAMRVAYDGVDDLARLMPDLTNEDKARTDFGAYTEDQFFDDLARVTQYRTNPELAELLVRRSFETMMWMRAKGVRFQPIYGRQAFNVGGRFKFWGGLTVEAWGGGPGLIDALHAGAAREGIEVWYGSRALELEHDDSGVTGVAVRREGRATAVAARAVVLAAGGFEANAEWRTRYLGPGWDLAKVRGTRFNTGDGIRMALEIGAMPYGNWSGCHAVGWDRNAPEFGDLSVGDGFQKHSYPFGIMVNGRGRRFVDEGADFRNYTYAKYGRVILEQPGQFAWQVFDRKVSHLLRDEYRIRRVTKASADTLEALAGKLEDVDAAAFLDETRNYNAAVDTGVEFNPNIKDGRRTRGLAIDKTNWANPIDTPPFEAYAVTCGVTFTFGGLRVDQQARVINTDGDPIGGLTAAGELVGGLFYFNYPGGTGLMSGSVFGRIAGTSAARAALDRK, from the coding sequence ATGTCTTCCTCCTATGACGTAGTCGTGGTCGGCGCCGGCAACGCGGCGCTGTGCGCGGCGCTCGCCGCGCGCGAATCCGGCGCGAGCGTGCTGGTGCTGGAGTGCGCGCCGGAAGCGGAGCGCGGCGGCAACAGCCGCTTCACCGCGGGCGCGATGCGCGTCGCGTACGACGGCGTCGACGACCTTGCGCGGCTGATGCCCGATCTGACCAACGAAGACAAGGCGCGCACCGACTTCGGCGCATATACCGAGGACCAGTTCTTCGACGACCTTGCACGCGTCACTCAATACCGCACCAACCCTGAGCTGGCTGAACTGCTGGTGCGCCGCAGCTTCGAGACCATGATGTGGATGCGCGCCAAGGGCGTGCGCTTTCAGCCGATCTACGGGCGGCAGGCGTTCAACGTCGGCGGACGCTTCAAGTTCTGGGGCGGGCTCACGGTCGAGGCGTGGGGCGGAGGGCCGGGGTTGATTGACGCGCTGCATGCGGGGGCCGCGCGCGAGGGAATCGAGGTCTGGTATGGGAGCCGCGCGCTCGAACTTGAGCACGACGACAGCGGCGTTACTGGCGTCGCCGTAAGGCGCGAAGGGCGCGCGACGGCCGTCGCCGCGCGCGCGGTGGTGCTGGCGGCAGGCGGCTTCGAGGCCAACGCCGAGTGGCGCACGCGCTATCTCGGCCCCGGATGGGATCTGGCCAAGGTGCGCGGCACGCGCTTTAACACCGGCGACGGAATCCGGATGGCGCTCGAGATCGGCGCGATGCCATACGGCAACTGGTCCGGATGCCACGCCGTGGGATGGGATCGCAACGCGCCCGAGTTCGGCGATTTGAGCGTCGGCGACGGTTTCCAGAAGCACAGCTACCCGTTCGGAATCATGGTCAACGGGCGCGGCCGGCGCTTCGTCGACGAGGGCGCCGATTTTCGCAATTACACCTACGCCAAGTATGGCCGCGTGATTCTCGAACAGCCTGGGCAGTTCGCATGGCAGGTTTTCGATCGCAAGGTGAGCCATCTCCTGCGCGACGAGTACCGGATAAGGCGCGTGACCAAGGCCAGCGCCGACACGCTCGAAGCGCTGGCGGGCAAGCTCGAGGACGTCGACGCGGCGGCGTTCCTCGACGAGACAAGGAACTACAATGCGGCCGTCGATACCGGCGTCGAATTCAATCCCAATATCAAGGACGGGCGGCGTACGCGCGGCCTCGCGATCGACAAGACCAACTGGGCCAACCCGATCGACACTCCGCCGTTCGAGGCGTACGCGGTGACCTGCGGCGTCACGTTCACGTTCGGGGGACTGCGCGTCGATCAGCAGGCGCGCGTGATCAACACCGACGGCGATCCGATCGGCGGCCTTACCGCGGCGGGCGAGCTGGTCGGCGGGCTTTTTTACTTCAACTATCCGGGCGGCACGGGCCTGATGTCGGGATCGGTGTTCGGACGGATCGCGGGGACGAGCGCCGCGCGCGCCGCGCTCGATCGCAAGTGA
- a CDS encoding 4-hydroxyphenylacetate 3-hydroxylase N-terminal domain-containing protein: MGIRTGKEFVESLRDERTVYVGGARVKDVTTHPPFKGIVATLASLYDLQHERPEELTFPSPTSGDRVAASFLMAETVEQVEFRIRAEQARADFTYGLMGRMPDFCNAILTDLASGVADLGARDPRLAENMRRYHEECRERDWCLTHTLVDPQVDRSRGPAEQSDPYLALRIVRETDAGVVVRGAKMLSTLAPFANELWVGPFYPRREGEEDYTLCFSIPCAAPGLKFVCREPYDAGRGDFDRPLSSHYDEEDSLAVFDDVTVPWERMFIYRDIAIFNSILVRRPGYAQLQGCIRGLAKLKLLAGLACHIAEAIGRTDAVHVQAQLGELVANVELVGGLVRAAAQEVAAARRQQLAHRSVAATLWVLIPQCQVRAIQVIRELSGSGLIMTPSEKDFANPEIAVYLDKYLRGKDTAARDRVQLFKLAWDLIGEQFGSRQLQYEWFYAGDPYFTRGRFYRSPMAREYKDIVTRLLNSRK; encoded by the coding sequence ATGGGCATCCGCACCGGCAAGGAGTTCGTCGAGAGCCTGCGCGACGAACGCACCGTGTACGTCGGTGGCGCGCGGGTCAAGGACGTGACCACGCATCCGCCGTTTAAGGGCATCGTCGCGACGCTCGCCTCGCTCTACGACTTGCAGCACGAGCGCCCCGAGGAGCTGACTTTTCCTTCGCCCACAAGCGGCGATCGCGTGGCCGCGAGCTTCCTGATGGCAGAGACGGTCGAGCAGGTCGAATTTCGCATCAGAGCCGAGCAGGCGCGCGCGGATTTCACGTACGGCCTGATGGGGCGGATGCCGGATTTCTGCAACGCGATCCTGACCGACCTCGCAAGCGGCGTCGCCGACCTCGGCGCGCGCGATCCGCGCTTAGCCGAAAACATGCGCCGCTACCACGAGGAATGCCGCGAGCGCGACTGGTGCCTCACGCATACCCTGGTCGATCCGCAGGTCGACCGCTCGCGCGGCCCGGCCGAGCAATCCGACCCCTACCTGGCGCTCCGCATCGTGCGCGAGACGGACGCGGGCGTGGTCGTGCGCGGGGCCAAGATGCTCTCGACGCTGGCGCCGTTCGCCAACGAGCTATGGGTCGGCCCATTTTATCCGCGGCGCGAAGGCGAAGAGGACTACACGCTTTGCTTCTCGATCCCGTGCGCGGCGCCCGGGCTCAAGTTCGTTTGCCGCGAGCCATACGACGCGGGGCGCGGCGACTTCGACCGTCCGCTGAGCTCGCACTACGACGAAGAGGACTCGCTCGCGGTCTTCGACGACGTGACCGTCCCTTGGGAGCGGATGTTCATCTACCGCGATATCGCGATCTTCAACAGCATCCTGGTGCGCCGGCCCGGTTACGCGCAGCTCCAGGGATGCATCCGCGGACTCGCCAAGCTGAAGCTCCTGGCTGGCCTCGCCTGCCATATCGCCGAGGCGATCGGGCGCACCGACGCGGTTCACGTGCAGGCGCAACTGGGCGAGCTGGTCGCCAACGTCGAGTTGGTCGGCGGCCTGGTGCGCGCGGCGGCGCAGGAGGTCGCGGCGGCGCGGCGCCAGCAGCTCGCGCATCGATCGGTCGCAGCGACGCTATGGGTGCTGATTCCGCAATGCCAGGTGCGCGCGATCCAGGTGATCCGCGAGCTGAGCGGCAGCGGGCTCATCATGACGCCGAGCGAAAAAGACTTCGCCAATCCCGAAATCGCCGTTTACCTCGATAAATACCTGCGCGGCAAGGACACCGCGGCGCGCGACCGCGTGCAGCTTTTCAAACTCGCGTGGGATCTGATCGGCGAGCAGTTCGGCAGCCGCCAGTTGCAGTACGAATGGTTTTACGCGGGCGACCCCTACTTCACGCGCGGGCGCTTTTATCGCTCGCCGATGGCCCGCGAATACAAGGATATCGTCACGCGCCTGCTGAACTCGCGCAAGTAA
- a CDS encoding VOC family protein: protein MIRPDRIGHIVLKVRSLERSRPFYTEILGLEVMKELPEVKMLFLASNRRDHHEIALAEVGERAGAPRPGDVGLAHCAFRLKSQEDLVDAYRELKKHGVPISFTVNHGVTRSIYFLDPDGNQLEVYVDNPPEEIARMSDPYFGMDKLEFAPDEPGLREFFAPIMARVARGQ from the coding sequence ATGATTCGTCCGGATCGGATTGGCCATATCGTGCTCAAGGTGCGCAGCCTCGAACGCTCGCGCCCCTTCTACACGGAAATCCTGGGGCTCGAAGTGATGAAGGAACTGCCGGAAGTAAAGATGCTGTTCCTCGCGAGCAATCGCCGCGACCATCACGAGATCGCGCTCGCCGAGGTCGGCGAGCGCGCCGGCGCGCCCCGGCCGGGCGACGTGGGGCTTGCGCATTGCGCCTTCCGGCTGAAGAGCCAGGAAGATCTGGTGGACGCCTATCGCGAGCTCAAGAAGCACGGCGTACCGATCAGCTTCACCGTCAACCACGGCGTCACCCGCAGCATCTATTTTCTCGATCCCGACGGCAACCAGCTCGAGGTTTACGTCGATAACCCGCCCGAAGAGATCGCCCGGATGAGCGATCCCTATTTCGGGATGGACAAGCTCGAGTTCGCGCCGGACGAACCGGGTCTCCGCGAGTTTTTTGCGCCGATCATGGCCCGCGTCGCCAGGGGCCAATAG
- a CDS encoding amidohydrolase family protein: MAREYNVIDADGHVLEPPDLWQRYSEPKFRNNCPRLIIDGEGNESFFVDESFDFALRRRGNEPATLGLLGSIGSRDGEVDTRVPYLEGRKGGFDPHARIVDMDREGIDAAFLYPSLGLFLGGMKDAEGAAAACRAYNRWLADYCAPYPERLFGAAMLPMQSSIPQIIDEMRFARRELGFRTGFVRPNPYNNRPLHDREYYPLWEEAQELDFAIGIHGGSESGQDTLAMDRFRRGGAVRHAVAHTFEMMAASTSMIMCGVCDKFPRLRVAFLESGGGWMAGWLDRMDRHYDDKGMNDTGLSMRPSEIYRRQCFISFEPVERSLKLLADYLAANTILWATDYPHLDGFWGAAKMIKKMGMPPKTEAAVLAGGAKRFYNLH; the protein is encoded by the coding sequence ATGGCCCGTGAATACAACGTCATCGACGCGGACGGCCACGTACTGGAGCCGCCCGATCTATGGCAACGCTACAGCGAGCCCAAATTTCGCAATAACTGCCCGCGGCTAATCATCGACGGCGAAGGCAACGAGAGCTTTTTCGTCGATGAAAGCTTCGACTTCGCCCTGCGCCGCCGCGGCAATGAGCCGGCGACGCTCGGGCTGCTCGGTTCAATCGGCTCGCGCGACGGCGAGGTCGACACCCGCGTACCCTATCTCGAAGGGCGCAAAGGCGGCTTCGACCCTCACGCGCGCATCGTCGACATGGATCGCGAGGGTATCGACGCCGCGTTCCTCTATCCGAGCCTCGGCCTGTTCCTCGGCGGGATGAAGGATGCGGAGGGCGCGGCGGCGGCCTGCCGTGCCTACAACCGATGGCTCGCCGACTATTGCGCGCCGTATCCGGAGCGGCTGTTCGGCGCGGCTATGCTGCCGATGCAATCGTCGATCCCGCAGATCATCGACGAGATGCGTTTCGCGCGGCGCGAGTTGGGCTTTCGCACCGGCTTCGTGCGGCCGAATCCCTACAACAACCGCCCCCTCCACGACCGCGAATACTACCCGCTATGGGAGGAAGCCCAGGAACTCGACTTCGCGATCGGCATCCACGGCGGCTCCGAGAGCGGGCAGGACACGCTTGCGATGGATCGCTTCAGGCGCGGCGGCGCGGTGCGTCACGCGGTCGCGCATACGTTCGAGATGATGGCCGCGTCGACCAGCATGATCATGTGCGGCGTGTGCGACAAATTCCCGCGTCTGCGGGTCGCGTTTCTCGAATCGGGCGGGGGCTGGATGGCGGGATGGCTGGATCGGATGGATCGGCACTATGACGACAAGGGAATGAACGACACCGGGCTCTCGATGAGGCCGAGCGAAATTTACCGCCGCCAGTGTTTCATCTCGTTCGAGCCGGTCGAACGCAGCCTCAAACTGCTCGCCGACTATCTCGCCGCCAACACCATCCTGTGGGCCACCGACTATCCGCATCTCGACGGCTTCTGGGGCGCGGCGAAGATGATCAAGAAGATGGGGATGCCGCCGAAGACCGAAGCCGCGGTACTGGCGGGCGGCGCGAAACGCTTCTATAACCTGCACTGA
- a CDS encoding 5-methyltetrahydropteroyltriglutamate--homocysteine S-methyltransferase, which yields MPSAPHNPPFRPDHVGSFLRPSALLSARADHEAGKISAAELHAIEDAAIREVVKFQESLGLQSITDGEYRRAVFYMGFYGGLSGVSAAYDTSGQQGLTFVDRRGHKLPLIIPTVERRLQWKAPIHAAEFKFLASLTARTPKMTIPSPTILHLRAGREHISRDAYPDLDLFWADIIDAFRRELAALHEAGCRYVQIDETTLASLSDPSSWPYLARRGDDGRKLLLETYPAIMNAAFAGRPAGLHLAMHICRGNNQSHWSAEGGYDLVADTLFNKIDVDSYFLEYDTPRAGTFEPLRLVPKHKTVVLGLVSSKFPELEPKELLKMRIDEAAKFIDLDQLSISPQCGFASTAPGNKVTVEDEAAKIRLCVDVAREVWG from the coding sequence ATGCCGTCAGCGCCGCACAATCCGCCGTTTCGCCCCGACCACGTGGGCAGCTTTCTAAGGCCGTCCGCATTGCTGAGCGCGCGCGCCGATCACGAGGCCGGAAAAATCTCGGCCGCGGAACTCCACGCGATCGAGGACGCCGCGATCCGCGAGGTCGTCAAGTTCCAGGAGAGCCTCGGCCTTCAATCGATAACTGACGGCGAGTACCGCCGCGCCGTTTTCTACATGGGCTTTTACGGCGGATTGAGCGGAGTCTCGGCAGCCTACGACACCTCGGGCCAGCAGGGATTGACGTTCGTCGATCGGCGGGGGCACAAGCTTCCGCTGATAATCCCGACCGTCGAGCGGCGGCTCCAATGGAAAGCGCCGATTCATGCGGCCGAGTTCAAATTTCTCGCCTCGCTCACCGCACGCACGCCCAAGATGACCATCCCCTCGCCCACTATCCTGCACCTCCGTGCGGGACGCGAGCATATCAGCCGCGATGCTTATCCCGACCTCGATCTTTTCTGGGCGGACATTATCGACGCCTTTCGCAGGGAGCTCGCCGCGCTGCACGAGGCGGGATGCCGCTACGTGCAGATCGACGAGACCACGCTCGCCTCGCTGAGCGACCCTTCGAGCTGGCCGTATCTCGCCCGCCGGGGCGACGACGGCCGCAAGCTGCTGCTCGAGACTTACCCGGCGATCATGAACGCCGCTTTCGCGGGACGACCCGCCGGGCTGCATCTCGCGATGCACATCTGCCGCGGCAACAACCAGAGCCACTGGAGCGCCGAGGGCGGCTATGACCTCGTCGCCGACACGCTGTTCAACAAGATCGACGTCGATTCCTACTTTCTCGAGTACGACACGCCACGCGCCGGCACCTTCGAACCTCTGCGCCTGGTGCCGAAGCATAAAACCGTCGTGCTCGGACTAGTCAGTTCCAAGTTCCCGGAACTCGAACCGAAGGAACTGCTCAAGATGCGGATCGACGAGGCCGCGAAGTTTATCGACCTCGACCAACTCTCTATAAGCCCGCAATGCGGCTTCGCCAGCACGGCGCCGGGGAACAAGGTGACGGTCGAAGACGAGGCGGCGAAAATTCGCCTGTGCGTCGACGTCGCGCGCGAAGTCTGGGGTTGA
- a CDS encoding MFS transporter → MSNVSGCGKSEFDAARADEPSGPGTSSWRPRWLNDNLVCLFAGRGLRSASQAYLVIVVPLYLAALGYDATYIGLMFAVVAVASAAMAALTGILSDRFGRKTMLIAISLMTALGGAVFAFSTRFVVLTIAAALGTIGRGGGAGSAGAFGPYYPAEQPLIAEQVSDFDRTTAFGALSFVAVLGGAAGSLLAWTPRLMHQALGWPVVEGYRALFIMTAAIGIAMVAVVIPVRESPHSSEHKRGARDISPREGIRTGRLTLGLSHASWRLVWRFMVTAATNGLAVGMLGPLLVYWFYRRFGVDAAQIGGLYFILNLLAAAPYLLAGRMAVRYGSVNAVVVCRAVAALLLGVMVVMPSFWLAGVLYGARMIFNTLSIPVRQSFLMGVIPPAERSAAAGMASFPAQVGSSISPYAAGYLMQQAWLELPLEIAALLQALNAVLYYFFFNAVRPPEEISAGTGEPL, encoded by the coding sequence ATGTCGAATGTGAGTGGCTGTGGAAAGAGCGAATTTGACGCCGCACGGGCTGATGAACCTTCCGGGCCCGGGACATCCTCGTGGCGTCCACGATGGCTCAATGACAACCTCGTCTGCCTGTTTGCCGGACGTGGTCTCCGCAGCGCTTCGCAAGCTTACCTGGTGATCGTAGTCCCGCTCTATCTTGCGGCGCTTGGCTATGACGCGACGTACATCGGGCTGATGTTTGCGGTCGTCGCGGTGGCCAGTGCGGCGATGGCCGCGCTGACCGGGATCCTGTCGGACCGCTTCGGACGCAAAACGATGCTCATCGCGATCTCGCTGATGACAGCCCTGGGCGGTGCGGTATTCGCTTTTTCAACCAGATTCGTCGTGCTCACCATAGCCGCCGCACTGGGCACGATTGGCCGCGGTGGCGGCGCTGGAAGCGCCGGTGCATTTGGCCCTTACTATCCGGCGGAGCAGCCGCTCATCGCAGAGCAGGTCTCCGACTTCGATCGCACAACAGCCTTTGGCGCCCTGTCCTTTGTCGCGGTGCTAGGCGGTGCCGCCGGGTCGCTTCTCGCGTGGACGCCGCGGCTGATGCATCAGGCCCTGGGATGGCCCGTTGTCGAAGGTTACCGCGCGCTTTTCATCATGACCGCCGCTATCGGGATCGCGATGGTAGCGGTGGTGATTCCGGTGCGCGAGTCGCCTCACTCGAGCGAGCACAAGAGGGGCGCGCGCGATATATCCCCGCGTGAAGGCATTCGCACTGGCCGTCTGACACTCGGGCTTTCGCACGCGTCGTGGCGGCTGGTTTGGCGCTTCATGGTGACTGCCGCGACCAACGGCCTTGCGGTCGGAATGCTCGGACCGCTGCTCGTTTACTGGTTCTATCGGCGCTTCGGCGTCGACGCGGCCCAAATCGGCGGCTTGTATTTCATACTGAACCTGCTCGCCGCGGCGCCGTATCTGCTCGCCGGGCGGATGGCCGTCCGCTATGGTTCGGTGAATGCGGTAGTGGTTTGCCGTGCAGTCGCAGCGCTGCTGCTCGGCGTGATGGTAGTGATGCCGAGCTTCTGGCTGGCGGGCGTGCTGTATGGTGCGCGGATGATTTTCAACACGCTCTCGATTCCCGTGCGGCAGTCATTCCTGATGGGTGTGATACCGCCCGCGGAGCGTTCCGCGGCAGCCGGCATGGCGAGTTTTCCTGCGCAGGTCGGTTCGTCGATCAGTCCGTACGCCGCAGGATACCTGATGCAGCAGGCATGGTTGGAGCTGCCGTTGGAAATAGCTGCGTTGCTGCAGGCATTGAACGCCGTGCTTTACTATTTCTTCTTTAATGCGGTACGCCCGCCTGAAGAAATCAGCGCCGGCACTGGCGAGCCGCTTTAG